The Streptomyces sp. NBC_00576 genome contains the following window.
ATCCCATGTCAGAGCGCCCGTCCGACCGATGAAGCCACCACCCGCCGGCTGCCCGGAACCCAACCCGCGGCAACGCCCCTTGCCCGGCCGGGCGCAACATAGCCGACGATCGCCGGTTTACCAAACCGGCGAATGCGAGTTCCAATTGGAGCTATGGCAACACGATCCCTGGAAATCGGTCCGGCCGGAATACGGGCCGCCCGCACCATCGAAATCCTCCGTACCGAACGCCGTCTCGCCCAAGGAGAGTTGGCCGCTCGTGTCACCGCCCTCGGCCGCCCGATGTCCAACACGATGCTGTCCCGCATCGAACGCGCCGAACGCCGTTGCGACGTCGACGACCTCGTCGCCCTCGCCCAGGCCCTCCACGTCTCGCCCCTCGTGCTGCTGCAGGGACCGAGCGCCATGTGACGAAGGCCGCCCAGCACTGCTGAGTGAGCAGGACCCCAACCGAGTTAGGACCCACTCTTCTTGCACCATTCCGAGATATCCCCTGCCCTCGTGCGCCGCTTTCCCGGCACCGAGGGCGGAGCCCCCTTGCCCCGTCTCTACCGCCCCGAAGAAATCGCCGAAGCCCTCGGCTGTTCCGCCTGGTGGGTCAAGGACCGTGCTCGGCGCGGCCTCATCCCGCACACCCGCGTCGGCCGCGCCTACCGCTTCACCGCCGCACACCTCGTCGAGATCGTCCGCCTCCACGAAGAGCGCCCGAAGCGATCCTTCAACAGTGCGCTGGCCGGTCCAGCAGTAACAAGTCCTCCCGCTGCACGAACTC
Protein-coding sequences here:
- a CDS encoding helix-turn-helix domain-containing protein; translated protein: MATRSLEIGPAGIRAARTIEILRTERRLAQGELAARVTALGRPMSNTMLSRIERAERRCDVDDLVALAQALHVSPLVLLQGPSAM
- a CDS encoding helix-turn-helix domain-containing protein; amino-acid sequence: MRRFPGTEGGAPLPRLYRPEEIAEALGCSAWWVKDRARRGLIPHTRVGRAYRFTAAHLVEIVRLHEERPKRSFNSALAGPAVTSPPAARTRAAQSSRPTTAATTGHLRARPPRRTQYETVV